Proteins from a genomic interval of Gammaproteobacteria bacterium:
- a CDS encoding phage/plasmid primase, P4 family encodes MIDFNDTTQPAEHNRESERDEIRADLLARLESVLTTMFPAGKKRRGKFLIGDILGSPGDSLEVVLEGEKAGLWTDRATGDGGDIFALIAAYLGANVHTDFPRVLDEAADLLGRSRSVPVRKAKKEAPVDDLGPATAKWDYFDAGGKLIAVVYRYDPPGGKKEFRPWDAKRRKMAPPEPRPLFNQPGIGAASHVVLVEGEKCAQALIASGVVATTAMHGANAPVDKTDWSPLAGKTVLIWPDRDAPGWDYADRASQAILQAGATSVAILMPPDDKPEGWDAADAIPEGFDVGGFLAVGERMPVMRSVEEAPSPDLLTGIDWTTEDGLSSAFTRRYGEDWRYCALWGKWLVWTGVRWNPDQVLYVSHLSRGICRNASLKADTPRLKGKLASSATISSVEKIARSDPKHASTAEEWDADVWALNTPGGVVDLRTGRMRPHRRDDRMTKVTTATPQGNPDSACPTWRGFLTDVTGGDVDLMAYLQLMVGYCLTGVTSEHALFFLYGTGANGKSVFVNVLTTILGDYAANAPMDTFMEARNDRHPTDLAGLRGARFVSSIETEQGRRWNESKVKAITGGDKVSARFMRQDFFEYLPQFKLVIAGNHKPSIRNVDEAMKRRLHLIPFTVTIPPERRDGRLTEKLLKERDAILAWAVEGCSRWQSQGLKPPASVVSATEEYFEAEDALGQWIEERCLLAKSHREGVSELFADWREWAERAGEYVGSVKRFSELMATRKFDKCRLTGGARAIAGIALRPKPYSHAYPYRDD; translated from the coding sequence ATGATCGACTTCAACGACACCACCCAACCTGCGGAGCACAACAGGGAATCTGAACGAGACGAGATTCGCGCCGACTTGCTTGCGCGTCTGGAGTCGGTGCTGACCACGATGTTTCCGGCTGGCAAGAAGCGCCGTGGCAAGTTCCTGATCGGCGACATCCTCGGCAGTCCAGGTGACAGCCTCGAGGTGGTGCTGGAAGGTGAGAAGGCCGGTCTGTGGACGGATCGTGCCACCGGCGATGGCGGCGACATCTTCGCCCTGATCGCGGCCTATCTCGGTGCGAACGTCCACACCGATTTCCCTCGCGTGCTGGATGAAGCTGCCGATCTGCTCGGGCGGTCGCGGTCGGTGCCAGTGCGCAAGGCGAAGAAGGAAGCGCCTGTAGACGACCTCGGCCCGGCCACGGCGAAGTGGGACTACTTCGATGCCGGTGGCAAGCTGATCGCCGTCGTCTACCGCTATGACCCACCGGGAGGCAAGAAGGAATTCCGACCGTGGGACGCGAAGCGCCGCAAGATGGCCCCGCCTGAGCCGCGCCCGCTGTTCAACCAGCCGGGCATCGGTGCGGCCAGTCACGTCGTCCTGGTCGAGGGCGAGAAGTGCGCGCAGGCCTTGATCGCCAGCGGCGTGGTGGCCACCACCGCCATGCACGGTGCCAATGCCCCGGTCGACAAGACCGACTGGTCGCCACTGGCTGGCAAGACGGTGCTGATCTGGCCCGACCGCGATGCGCCAGGGTGGGACTACGCCGACCGCGCGTCGCAGGCGATCTTGCAGGCAGGCGCGACCTCGGTCGCCATCCTCATGCCACCCGACGACAAGCCGGAGGGGTGGGACGCTGCAGATGCCATTCCCGAAGGTTTCGATGTCGGTGGCTTTCTGGCCGTCGGCGAGCGGATGCCGGTGATGCGCTCGGTGGAGGAAGCGCCTTCGCCAGACTTGCTGACGGGCATTGATTGGACGACCGAGGATGGCCTGTCCAGCGCTTTCACCCGCCGCTATGGCGAAGACTGGCGCTACTGTGCCCTGTGGGGCAAGTGGCTGGTCTGGACGGGTGTGCGCTGGAATCCCGATCAGGTGCTCTACGTGTCGCATCTTTCCAGGGGCATTTGCCGCAACGCCTCGCTGAAAGCGGACACGCCGAGGCTCAAGGGCAAGCTGGCCAGTTCCGCCACGATTTCGTCGGTTGAAAAGATCGCGCGCTCTGACCCGAAGCACGCTTCCACCGCAGAGGAATGGGACGCCGATGTGTGGGCGCTGAATACCCCCGGTGGCGTGGTCGATCTACGCACCGGCCGGATGCGCCCGCACCGGCGGGACGACCGAATGACCAAGGTGACCACGGCTACTCCGCAGGGCAATCCGGACAGTGCCTGCCCAACGTGGCGAGGGTTCCTGACAGACGTCACCGGCGGCGATGTCGATCTGATGGCCTACCTGCAACTGATGGTTGGCTACTGCCTGACGGGCGTCACCAGCGAGCACGCGCTGTTCTTCCTGTACGGCACGGGCGCGAACGGCAAGTCGGTGTTCGTCAACGTGCTAACCACCATCCTGGGCGACTACGCGGCCAACGCCCCGATGGACACTTTCATGGAGGCGCGCAATGACCGACACCCCACCGATCTCGCCGGGCTGCGCGGTGCACGATTCGTGTCATCCATCGAAACGGAGCAAGGGCGGCGCTGGAACGAGTCCAAGGTCAAGGCCATCACCGGTGGCGACAAGGTGTCCGCGCGCTTCATGCGCCAGGACTTCTTCGAGTACCTGCCGCAGTTCAAGTTGGTGATCGCGGGCAATCACAAGCCGTCGATCCGCAACGTCGACGAGGCGATGAAGCGTCGACTGCACCTGATCCCATTCACGGTGACGATCCCGCCCGAGCGCCGCGACGGCAGGCTGACCGAGAAGCTGCTCAAGGAACGCGATGCGATTTTGGCGTGGGCCGTCGAGGGCTGCAGCCGCTGGCAAAGCCAGGGCTTGAAGCCGCCCGCCAGCGTGGTGTCGGCGACCGAGGAGTATTTCGAGGCAGAAGATGCGCTCGGGCAGTGGATCGAAGAACGCTGTCTGCTGGCCAAGTCGCACCGCGAAGGTGTCTCCGAACTGTTCGCCGATTGGCGTGAATGGGCCGAGCGCGCTGGCGAGTACGTGGGCTCGGTCAAACGCTTCTCGGAGCTGATGGCGACTCGCAAGTTCGACAAGTGTCGGCTGACCGGAGGGGCTCGCGCCATCGCGGGCATCGCCCTCAGGCCCAAGCCGTACAGCCACGCCTACCCCTACCGCGATGACTGA
- a CDS encoding DUF6362 family protein — MAEWTTDDVAARFVEAAATGRRLPPVRVQGYFNCWPAFVRKEWEAFAADEKVYRPFPPSPEAIDRMLETMRWVQWLEVEQRHLVWMRAKRYGWRDITIRFACDRTTAWRRWQRAMEVVTANLNNEGVRMLPKTWAI; from the coding sequence ATGGCTGAGTGGACAACTGACGACGTGGCAGCACGCTTCGTGGAGGCTGCCGCCACCGGACGACGCTTGCCCCCTGTACGTGTGCAGGGCTACTTCAACTGCTGGCCTGCCTTCGTCCGCAAGGAGTGGGAAGCCTTTGCTGCTGACGAGAAGGTGTATCGCCCCTTCCCACCAAGCCCCGAGGCCATCGACCGGATGCTGGAGACGATGCGCTGGGTGCAGTGGCTGGAGGTCGAGCAGCGCCACCTTGTGTGGATGCGGGCCAAGCGCTACGGCTGGAGGGACATCACCATCCGCTTTGCCTGCGACCGTACCACTGCGTGGCGGCGCTGGCAGCGGGCAATGGAGGTCGTGACCGCGAACCTCAACAACGAAGGCGTGCGGATGCTTCCAAAAACGTGGGCAATTTAG
- a CDS encoding site-specific DNA-methyltransferase: MNTLNVEYRNVEALIPYARNPRTHTDEQVAKIAASIVEYGWTNPVLVDGDNGIIAGHGRLAAARKLGLDQVPVIELAHLSPTQKRAYVISDNRLALDAGWNEEMLALEMAELSEAGYDLALTGFEDAEIEALLADEVETDDADQQADADEPDAGDDVPDAPVVPVSRTGDVWAIGSHRLICGDATDPTAVAKLMQGDAARLCFTSPPYGNQRDYTSGGITDWDGLMRGVFAKVPMADDGQVLVNLGLIHRDNEVIPYWDAWLGWMRTQGWRRFAWYVWDQGPGMPGDWAGRFAPSFEFVFHFNRASRKPNKIVPCKHAGQESHLRADGSSTAMRGKDGEVGGWTHKGQPTQDTRIPDSVIRVMRHKGKIGQDIDHPAVFPVALPEFVIEAYTDAGDIVFEPFGGSGTTMLAAQRTGRVCRCVEIAPEYVDVAIMRFQQNHPGVPVTLLATGQSFDEVVNERQATTEVEQ; this comes from the coding sequence CTGAACACGCTCAACGTCGAGTACCGCAACGTCGAGGCGCTGATCCCCTATGCCCGTAATCCACGCACGCACACGGATGAGCAGGTGGCCAAGATCGCCGCCAGCATCGTCGAGTACGGCTGGACGAATCCGGTTCTGGTGGACGGCGACAACGGGATCATTGCGGGCCACGGTCGTCTGGCCGCCGCGCGCAAGCTCGGGCTGGATCAGGTGCCGGTCATAGAACTGGCGCACCTCTCGCCCACGCAGAAGCGTGCCTACGTCATCTCTGACAACCGGCTGGCGCTCGACGCCGGTTGGAACGAGGAGATGCTGGCGCTGGAAATGGCCGAGCTGTCCGAGGCCGGGTACGACCTTGCGTTGACCGGTTTCGAGGATGCAGAGATCGAGGCCTTGCTCGCTGACGAGGTGGAAACCGATGACGCCGACCAGCAGGCAGATGCCGACGAGCCAGACGCTGGTGACGATGTGCCGGATGCCCCTGTGGTGCCGGTGTCCCGCACCGGCGATGTCTGGGCCATCGGCTCCCACCGTCTGATCTGTGGCGATGCCACCGACCCGACAGCAGTCGCCAAGCTGATGCAGGGCGATGCGGCCCGGCTGTGCTTCACCTCACCGCCTTACGGCAACCAGCGCGACTACACCTCCGGCGGCATCACCGATTGGGATGGCCTGATGCGCGGTGTGTTCGCCAAGGTGCCAATGGCCGACGACGGGCAGGTGCTGGTCAACCTCGGGCTGATCCATCGAGACAACGAAGTCATCCCGTATTGGGATGCGTGGCTGGGCTGGATGCGCACGCAGGGCTGGCGGCGTTTCGCTTGGTACGTCTGGGATCAAGGGCCAGGGATGCCCGGGGACTGGGCCGGTCGCTTCGCCCCGAGTTTCGAGTTCGTCTTTCACTTCAACCGCGCCAGTCGCAAACCCAACAAGATCGTGCCCTGCAAGCACGCGGGCCAGGAGTCGCACCTGCGCGCAGACGGGTCGTCCACGGCCATGCGTGGTAAGGACGGCGAGGTCGGCGGCTGGACGCACAAGGGCCAGCCGACACAGGACACCCGGATTCCCGACTCGGTGATTCGCGTGATGCGGCACAAGGGCAAGATTGGTCAGGACATCGACCACCCGGCTGTGTTCCCGGTGGCGTTGCCCGAGTTCGTGATCGAGGCCTATACGGACGCAGGCGACATCGTGTTCGAACCTTTTGGCGGCAGCGGTACCACGATGCTGGCCGCGCAGCGCACGGGTCGTGTGTGCCGCTGCGTGGAGATCGCGCCGGAGTACGTGGACGTCGCCATCATGCGCTTCCAGCAGAACCACCCCGGCGTGCCCGTCACGCTGCTGGCCACAGGCCAGTCCTTCGACGAGGTGGTCAATGAACGTCAGGCCACCACGGAGGTAGAGCAATGA
- a CDS encoding site-specific DNA-methyltransferase yields MTASWFADKIEQWPTAKLLPYARNARTHSDDQVAQIAASIAEFGFTNPILAGSDGVIVAGHGRLAAAQKLGLAVVPVVVLDHLSSTQRRALVIADNRIAENAGWDDAMLRIEIASLQDDNFDVSLTGFDADALAELMAGDEPDGEGETDDDAVPEVSETPVSRPGDVWLLGGHRLLCGDSTVAESYDRVLDGEPVDMVFTDPPYNVNYANSAKDKMRGKDRAILNDNLGDGFYDFLLAALTPTIAHCRGGIYVAMSSSELDVLQAAFRAAGGKWSTFIIWAKNTFTLGRADYQRQYEPILYGWPEGAQRHWCGDRDQGDVWNIKKPQKNDLHPTMKPVELVERAIRNSSRPGNAVLDPFGGSGTTLIAAEKSGRLARLIELDPKYVDVIVRRWQEWTGKQATRDSDGALFDDQAASDSSAISQ; encoded by the coding sequence ATGACCGCCTCCTGGTTTGCCGACAAGATCGAACAGTGGCCGACTGCCAAGCTGCTGCCCTATGCCCGCAACGCGCGTACTCACTCGGACGATCAGGTGGCGCAGATCGCCGCGTCAATTGCCGAGTTCGGATTCACCAATCCGATCCTGGCGGGCAGCGATGGCGTGATCGTCGCCGGTCACGGACGGCTTGCTGCTGCGCAGAAGCTTGGGCTGGCGGTGGTGCCGGTGGTGGTGCTCGATCATCTGAGTTCGACCCAGCGCCGAGCACTGGTGATCGCGGACAACCGCATCGCCGAGAACGCGGGCTGGGACGACGCGATGCTGCGCATCGAGATCGCATCACTGCAGGACGACAACTTCGACGTGTCGCTGACCGGCTTTGATGCAGATGCGCTGGCCGAATTGATGGCGGGCGACGAGCCGGATGGCGAAGGCGAAACCGATGACGATGCGGTACCCGAGGTCAGCGAGACTCCGGTTTCGCGTCCAGGCGATGTCTGGCTGCTCGGCGGCCACCGTCTGCTGTGTGGCGACTCCACCGTGGCTGAGAGCTACGACCGAGTTCTTGATGGCGAGCCGGTGGATATGGTCTTCACCGACCCGCCGTACAACGTGAATTACGCCAACAGCGCCAAGGACAAGATGCGTGGCAAGGACCGCGCGATCCTGAACGACAACCTCGGCGACGGCTTCTACGACTTCCTTTTGGCGGCGCTGACGCCGACCATCGCGCATTGCCGGGGCGGGATCTACGTGGCGATGTCGTCCAGCGAACTGGATGTACTGCAGGCCGCATTCCGCGCCGCCGGTGGCAAGTGGTCGACGTTCATCATCTGGGCCAAGAACACCTTTACGCTGGGTCGGGCCGACTACCAGCGCCAGTACGAGCCGATCCTGTACGGATGGCCCGAGGGCGCGCAGCGTCACTGGTGCGGCGACCGCGACCAGGGCGACGTCTGGAACATCAAGAAGCCGCAGAAGAACGACCTGCATCCGACGATGAAGCCGGTGGAGTTGGTCGAGCGCGCGATCCGCAATTCGAGCCGACCGGGCAACGCGGTGCTCGACCCGTTCGGGGGCTCCGGCACGACGCTGATCGCCGCCGAAAAGTCAGGGCGGCTGGCACGGCTGATCGAACTCGACCCTAAGTATGTGGACGTGATCGTGCGCCGCTGGCAGGAATGGACTGGCAAGCAAGCCACCCGCGATTCGGATGGCGCGCTGTTCGATGATCAGGCGGCGAGCGACTCCTCGGCGATCTCGCAGTGA
- a CDS encoding DUF3489 domain-containing protein: MTTTQLTPAQHAILAYALEHTDGKIDWFPDNIKGGARKKVLDGLFNRALITSDGTHWFVAAEGYDAMGRARPTPAPVAADPELDAAVTAAEAAWAQEKAAAKPRTRENSKQASVIQMLQRPEGATVQQICETTGWQAHTVRGTFAGAFKKKLGLTIVSDKAQGSERVYRIAAEA, from the coding sequence ATGACCACCACCCAACTGACCCCGGCCCAGCACGCGATCCTGGCTTACGCCCTCGAACACACCGACGGCAAGATCGACTGGTTCCCCGACAACATCAAAGGCGGCGCACGCAAGAAGGTGCTCGACGGCCTGTTCAACCGCGCGCTGATCACCTCCGACGGCACCCACTGGTTCGTCGCCGCCGAGGGCTACGACGCGATGGGGCGCGCCCGGCCAACGCCTGCGCCAGTGGCCGCAGACCCTGAACTCGACGCAGCCGTGACGGCAGCCGAGGCCGCGTGGGCGCAAGAAAAGGCGGCCGCCAAACCTCGCACCCGCGAGAACAGCAAGCAGGCCAGTGTGATCCAGATGCTGCAGCGCCCCGAAGGGGCAACGGTGCAGCAGATCTGCGAGACCACCGGCTGGCAGGCGCACACGGTGCGCGGCACCTTTGCCGGTGCCTTCAAGAAGAAGCTCGGGCTGACCATCGTCTCGGACAAGGCCCAGGGCAGCGAGAGGGTCTACCGGATCGCCGCAGAAGCCTGA
- a CDS encoding elements of external origin: protein MGISIRAYARHRGVTDTAVHKAIRAGRITPEADGTIDADRADREWARNSDVPKSGTRAKVAKVVVPEGGGDGPAALPAGGASLLQARTVNEVVKAQTNKVRLARLKGELVDRPQAIAHVFKLARSERDAWLNWPARISAQMAAKLNIDPHTMHVALEAAVREHLQELGELRPRVD, encoded by the coding sequence ATGGGCATTTCGATTCGCGCTTACGCCCGTCACCGTGGTGTGACTGACACCGCTGTTCACAAGGCAATTCGCGCAGGTCGGATCACGCCGGAGGCTGACGGCACCATTGATGCCGACCGTGCTGATCGCGAGTGGGCTCGCAACTCCGATGTGCCGAAGTCCGGTACGCGGGCCAAGGTCGCAAAGGTCGTCGTGCCAGAGGGTGGCGGCGACGGGCCTGCAGCTCTACCTGCTGGTGGTGCGTCGCTGCTTCAGGCGCGGACGGTCAACGAGGTGGTCAAGGCGCAGACCAACAAGGTGCGTCTGGCCCGACTGAAGGGCGAGTTGGTGGATCGGCCGCAGGCCATCGCCCATGTTTTCAAGCTGGCGCGCTCCGAGCGCGATGCGTGGCTGAACTGGCCCGCGCGCATCTCGGCGCAGATGGCGGCCAAGCTCAATATTGATCCGCACACGATGCACGTCGCCCTGGAGGCGGCGGTACGTGAGCACCTGCAGGAACTGGGCGAACTGCGGCCCCGGGTGGACTGA
- a CDS encoding phage terminase large subunit family protein produces MDVEYEGAAEIERAWREGLTPDPLLSVSEWSDRHRMLSSKASAEPGRWRTSRTPYLKAIMDCLSPTSPVERVVFMKAAQLGATEMGSNWIGYVIHHAPGPMMAVWPTVDMAKRNSKQRIDPLIEESAALSELISPARSRDSGNTILAKEFRGGVLVMTGANSAVGLRSMPVRYLFLDEVDGYPLDVEGEGDAISLAEARTRTFARRKIFIVSTPTISGASAIEREYEASDQRRYFVPCPHCSHRQWLRFEQLRWEKGQPDTASYICESCDEPIAEHHKTWMLEHGEWRAMISDGTGKTAGFHLSSLYSPVGWRGWRDIAAAWESSVNKESGSAAAIKTFKNTELGETWVEEGEAPDWQRLVERREDYRIGTVPPGGLLLVGAADVQKDRIEASIWAFGRGKESWLVEHRVLMGDTARDAVWKRLAELLAENWTHASGAVMPLARFALDTGFATQEAYAFVRACRDPRVMPVKGVPRGAALIGTPTAIDVSQGGKKLRRGIKVFTVAVGIAKLEFYNNLRKGADVSEDGVTILYPTGFVHLPKIDAEFIQQLCAEQLITRRDRNGFPVREWQKMRERNEALDCYVYARAAASAAGLDRFEERHWRELERQLGMERPPDEPPPIQAFDPDEATQRGGLSVSATPPRRRVIKSRWLS; encoded by the coding sequence CTGGATGTTGAATACGAAGGCGCTGCCGAAATCGAGCGCGCGTGGCGTGAAGGGCTCACACCTGATCCTCTGCTCTCGGTGTCCGAATGGTCGGATCGGCACAGGATGCTGTCCAGCAAGGCCTCGGCCGAGCCCGGTCGCTGGCGCACCAGCCGCACGCCGTACCTGAAGGCCATCATGGACTGCCTGTCGCCTACCTCGCCGGTCGAGCGCGTGGTGTTCATGAAGGCCGCACAGCTCGGTGCGACTGAAATGGGCTCGAACTGGATTGGCTATGTGATCCACCACGCGCCGGGGCCGATGATGGCGGTATGGCCGACGGTGGATATGGCCAAGCGCAATTCCAAGCAGCGGATCGATCCGTTGATCGAGGAGTCGGCGGCACTGAGCGAGTTGATCTCGCCAGCACGGTCACGCGACTCGGGCAACACCATTCTGGCCAAGGAGTTCCGGGGTGGCGTCCTGGTGATGACCGGTGCAAACAGCGCGGTCGGACTGCGCTCGATGCCGGTTCGGTATTTGTTCCTCGACGAGGTAGACGGCTATCCATTGGACGTCGAGGGTGAAGGTGATGCGATCTCGCTGGCCGAGGCGCGCACGCGAACTTTCGCCCGGCGCAAGATCTTCATCGTGTCGACGCCGACGATCTCGGGGGCGAGCGCCATCGAACGCGAGTACGAAGCCAGTGATCAGCGCCGCTACTTCGTGCCGTGCCCGCATTGCTCGCATCGCCAGTGGCTGCGCTTCGAACAGTTGCGCTGGGAGAAGGGACAACCGGACACGGCGTCCTACATCTGCGAGTCCTGCGATGAGCCAATTGCCGAGCACCACAAGACCTGGATGCTGGAGCACGGTGAGTGGCGCGCGATGATCAGCGACGGCACGGGCAAGACAGCGGGGTTTCACCTGTCGTCGCTTTACAGCCCGGTTGGCTGGCGCGGTTGGCGCGACATTGCCGCAGCGTGGGAAAGCTCTGTCAACAAGGAATCGGGTTCGGCGGCTGCCATCAAGACCTTCAAGAACACCGAACTGGGTGAAACCTGGGTCGAGGAAGGCGAAGCACCCGACTGGCAAAGGCTGGTCGAACGCCGCGAGGACTACCGGATCGGTACGGTGCCACCGGGCGGATTGCTCCTGGTGGGCGCTGCCGACGTGCAGAAGGATCGCATCGAGGCGTCCATCTGGGCCTTCGGGCGCGGCAAGGAGTCCTGGCTGGTCGAACACCGCGTGCTGATGGGCGACACCGCCCGAGACGCCGTGTGGAAGCGACTCGCCGAGTTGCTTGCCGAAAACTGGACACACGCCTCGGGCGCGGTGATGCCGCTGGCCCGTTTCGCCCTGGACACCGGCTTTGCGACGCAGGAGGCCTACGCCTTCGTGCGTGCCTGCCGCGACCCGCGCGTGATGCCGGTCAAGGGGGTGCCGCGCGGCGCGGCCCTGATCGGCACGCCGACGGCCATCGATGTTTCGCAGGGCGGCAAGAAGCTGCGCCGGGGCATCAAGGTTTTCACGGTGGCGGTTGGCATCGCCAAGCTGGAGTTCTACAACAACCTGCGCAAGGGCGCGGACGTCAGCGAGGACGGCGTGACCATCCTCTACCCGACGGGGTTCGTCCATCTGCCCAAGATCGACGCAGAGTTCATCCAGCAGCTCTGCGCCGAGCAGTTGATTACCCGCCGTGACCGCAACGGCTTCCCGGTGCGCGAGTGGCAAAAGATGCGCGAGCGCAATGAAGCGCTCGATTGCTACGTGTACGCCCGGGCTGCCGCATCGGCGGCGGGCCTTGATCGTTTCGAGGAACGCCACTGGCGCGAACTGGAGCGCCAACTCGGGATGGAGCGGCCACCGGATGAGCCACCGCCGATTCAAGCATTCGACCCAGACGAGGCCACCCAACGAGGTGGCCTCTCTGTTTCTGCAACCCCACCACGGCGGCGCGTCATCAAAAGCCGCTGGTTGTCCTGA
- a CDS encoding phage portal protein has product MRLFQNIRRKLFGASPTYDGIGGGRRSLAWMVGNPGAVGALLHTQSELRAKSRDLVRRNAWANAALESYVANAIGTGIKPQSMVKAAEQREAIQTLWRDWALEADAAGLTDFYGLQALACRAMLEGGEAIVRLRYRRLEDGLPVALQIQVLEAEHLPVTLNITADNGNVIRAGIEFDRLGRRVAYHLYRSHPEDGMLAPMSGDGGLATVRVDASEVMHLFRPMRPGQIRGEPWLARALVKLNELDQYDDAELVRKKTAAMFAGFVTRLAPEDSLLGEGLADATGVALAGLEPGTMQILEPGEDIKFSQPADVGGSYSEFLRMQFRAVAAAMGVTYEQLTGDLTQVNYSSIRAGLLEFRRRVESLQHGVIVHQLCRPIWQAWMTQAVLEGALSLPGFARGGVAKRRTYQAVKWIPQGWQWVDPLKEADAMKAAIRSGLMSRSEAISANGYDAEDVDREIAADNARADGLGLVFDSDPRHELPTPAAAVPSDPPPQGN; this is encoded by the coding sequence ATGCGCCTATTTCAAAACATCCGCCGCAAGCTGTTCGGCGCCAGTCCTACGTATGACGGCATCGGCGGTGGCCGTCGATCTCTGGCCTGGATGGTGGGAAACCCGGGCGCGGTTGGTGCGCTGCTCCATACCCAGTCCGAGTTGCGTGCCAAGAGCCGTGACTTGGTACGCCGCAACGCCTGGGCCAACGCCGCCCTGGAATCGTATGTGGCCAACGCCATCGGGACTGGGATCAAGCCGCAGTCGATGGTGAAGGCTGCTGAACAGCGTGAAGCAATCCAAACCTTGTGGCGTGACTGGGCGTTGGAGGCAGATGCGGCCGGGCTCACGGACTTCTACGGTCTGCAGGCATTGGCATGCCGCGCGATGCTCGAAGGCGGTGAAGCCATCGTGCGATTGCGCTACCGCCGACTCGAAGACGGTCTGCCGGTGGCTTTGCAGATCCAGGTGCTGGAGGCAGAGCATTTGCCCGTCACCCTGAACATCACGGCGGACAACGGCAACGTCATTCGTGCTGGTATCGAGTTCGACCGATTGGGCCGGCGCGTGGCGTATCACCTTTACCGTTCGCATCCGGAGGACGGAATGCTGGCGCCGATGTCCGGCGATGGTGGACTGGCCACGGTGCGCGTGGACGCTTCCGAGGTCATGCATCTTTTTCGTCCGATGCGCCCGGGTCAGATCAGGGGCGAGCCCTGGCTAGCACGGGCGTTGGTCAAGCTCAACGAGCTCGATCAGTACGACGACGCTGAACTGGTTCGCAAGAAGACCGCTGCCATGTTCGCCGGTTTCGTGACGCGCCTCGCGCCTGAAGACAGTCTGCTCGGAGAAGGCTTGGCCGACGCTACCGGCGTGGCACTCGCGGGCCTTGAGCCCGGAACCATGCAGATCCTGGAGCCGGGCGAGGACATCAAGTTCTCCCAGCCTGCCGATGTTGGTGGGTCCTACTCCGAGTTCTTGCGTATGCAATTCCGCGCTGTGGCGGCGGCCATGGGCGTGACTTACGAACAACTCACTGGTGATCTCACCCAGGTCAACTATTCCTCGATCCGGGCTGGACTGCTTGAGTTTCGGCGTCGGGTCGAATCCTTGCAGCACGGCGTCATCGTTCATCAGTTGTGCCGCCCGATCTGGCAAGCGTGGATGACCCAGGCCGTTCTGGAAGGCGCGCTCTCGTTGCCTGGCTTTGCCCGTGGTGGCGTGGCCAAGCGCCGGACCTACCAAGCCGTCAAGTGGATTCCCCAGGGCTGGCAGTGGGTCGATCCGCTGAAGGAAGCCGATGCGATGAAGGCCGCGATTCGCTCCGGTCTGATGTCCCGATCCGAGGCCATCTCTGCCAATGGGTACGACGCCGAGGACGTCGACCGGGAGATTGCAGCAGACAACGCGAGAGCGGACGGGCTTGGACTCGTCTTTGACTCGGACCCGCGTCATGAACTGCCGACTCCGGCAGCAGCGGTTCCCTCCGACCCACCTCCCCAAGGAAACTGA